From a single candidate division KSB1 bacterium genomic region:
- a CDS encoding RidA family protein — protein sequence MKILQPEEWKKPSGYSNGIQVKGEMIFVAGQVAWNKDSEIVNNSLIDQVRQCLQNVVRILAEAKAKPEHIVRMVWYLINLEDYRNSLQEIGIVYHEEIGRHYPAMSLFQVSALLETRAKVEIEATAVLPMDI from the coding sequence TACAACCTGAAGAATGGAAAAAACCTTCCGGATATAGTAATGGTATTCAAGTAAAAGGAGAAATGATTTTTGTTGCCGGTCAGGTTGCATGGAATAAAGATTCTGAAATCGTAAATAATAGCTTGATCGATCAAGTTCGACAATGTCTTCAAAATGTTGTTAGAATTTTGGCGGAGGCCAAAGCCAAACCTGAACATATCGTCCGCATGGTTTGGTACCTGATCAACCTGGAAGATTATCGAAACTCATTACAAGAAATTGGCATAGTTTATCATGAAGAAATTGGCAGACATTATCCCGCTATGAGTTTATTCCAGGTTTCAGCGCTTTTGGAAACAAGAGCCAAAGTGGAAATTGAAGCAACTGCGGTGCTGCCAATGGACATTTGA
- a CDS encoding benzoate-CoA ligase family protein → MASIQKHSKEVKFPDVFNLADYYLFDRLKEGLGDKVAIRYGELKYTYSEVAERTRCLANYFQSIGVGREERIYTVLPDVPPFAWSFFATLAHGAVVAMGNPSAPIIDLEYVLAYSRATVLITLPIVVENLSHSLGKNTYLKAILLVPGTATGENPEARCRIAHSLDHTRIEIISLSEAIEKGRDHKHTTPPDIKRDDLAVWLFTSGSTGEPKAAVHTHRDFAFNTEVYAKGTVGYKTDDSTVSVPRLFFGYSTGTNLMFPFAVGATACLYSEPPTPENLAKAIEMYRPTIVTNVPTMMSKLLDYDDALIKSGKAGLDLSCVRFHLSAGEALPPALLKRFMERFGNDVYDGIGSAEMFHIYASNRLGDIKPGSLGRVVNGYTIKILPTNADGPGAQELPANETGVMWVKGDSVALGYFQDRDKSWQTFHGHWCKTGDLFRLDADGYLWFSGRADSLFKVGGIWVAPLEVEECLQEHPAIAMAAVIPAKGDGLDKPKAFVVIRENELPRISNEDAKNNLRIELQDFVKSKLSKHKYPRWVIFVGDLPRNDRGKVDRKVLIEQEKSGQSPWK, encoded by the coding sequence ATGGCTTCGATACAAAAGCATTCCAAAGAAGTGAAATTTCCCGATGTGTTTAATCTCGCAGATTATTATCTATTCGATCGTTTAAAGGAAGGATTGGGAGACAAAGTTGCGATTCGATATGGTGAACTGAAATACACATATTCGGAGGTTGCTGAAAGAACTCGCTGTCTTGCTAACTATTTTCAATCTATAGGTGTCGGTAGAGAAGAGAGAATATACACGGTTTTGCCGGATGTTCCGCCGTTTGCCTGGTCTTTTTTTGCGACGTTAGCTCATGGGGCTGTGGTGGCTATGGGCAATCCTTCAGCTCCGATTATAGACTTGGAATATGTCCTTGCGTATAGTCGAGCGACTGTTTTAATTACACTGCCAATAGTTGTAGAAAACCTATCGCATTCGCTAGGAAAAAATACATATTTAAAAGCAATTTTACTTGTTCCGGGTACTGCTACAGGAGAGAATCCGGAAGCCCGGTGCAGAATAGCGCACTCATTGGACCATACTCGGATTGAAATCATTTCGTTATCCGAGGCTATAGAAAAAGGCAGGGATCATAAACATACCACCCCTCCGGATATCAAACGCGATGATTTAGCGGTTTGGTTATTTACATCAGGTTCTACCGGGGAACCGAAAGCGGCAGTTCATACTCATCGGGATTTTGCATTTAACACTGAAGTATACGCAAAAGGGACAGTCGGTTACAAAACTGATGACAGTACGGTAAGCGTCCCCCGTTTATTTTTTGGCTATTCAACCGGTACAAATTTAATGTTTCCATTCGCTGTCGGCGCTACGGCTTGTTTATATTCAGAACCGCCAACACCGGAAAACCTGGCGAAGGCCATAGAAATGTACCGGCCAACTATCGTTACAAATGTTCCAACAATGATGTCTAAACTGCTTGACTATGATGATGCATTGATTAAATCAGGCAAAGCAGGCCTGGATTTATCCTGTGTTCGTTTTCATTTATCTGCCGGGGAAGCATTGCCACCCGCACTTCTTAAGCGGTTTATGGAACGCTTTGGTAACGACGTCTATGATGGCATCGGCTCGGCTGAAATGTTCCATATTTATGCCAGCAATCGTCTTGGTGATATAAAACCGGGATCACTTGGCCGTGTTGTTAATGGCTATACAATCAAAATCCTTCCCACAAATGCTGATGGTCCCGGAGCGCAAGAACTACCCGCAAATGAAACCGGAGTCATGTGGGTAAAGGGCGATAGTGTAGCCTTGGGCTATTTTCAGGATCGCGACAAAAGCTGGCAAACCTTCCATGGCCATTGGTGCAAAACCGGTGATTTATTCCGCTTGGATGCAGATGGCTACCTGTGGTTCTCCGGCCGTGCAGACAGCCTGTTTAAAGTCGGCGGCATCTGGGTAGCGCCGCTGGAGGTCGAGGAATGCTTGCAGGAACACCCTGCGATTGCGATGGCTGCTGTTATTCCGGCAAAAGGAGATGGATTAGACAAGCCCAAAGCATTTGTCGTGATTCGTGAAAACGAGTTACCCCGCATTTCTAATGAAGATGCTAAAAATAATCTTAGAATTGAACTTCAGGATTTTGTCAAAAGCAAGTTGTCGAAACACAAATATCCACGTTGGGTAATTTTTGTCGGGGATCTTCCGAGAAACGATCGCGGTAAAGTCGATCGTAAAGTCCTTATTGAGCAGGAAAAGTCTGGTCAAAGTCCATGGAAATGA
- a CDS encoding creatininase family protein, translating into MKANKYSLAELTTEQFAQFIESNKPVVILLPVGVLEPHGPHLPLITDTVISHHAAIRAANILEQNQVIPLIAPPVHYGVTECASAFKGAISISSETLTSYLREVIHAFLKNGVAHVCLINNHLEPVQFTAINNSIKEIETGKASVACPLTKRWGRTLSDEFKRGECHAGEYETSIMMSATPAMVDDDKRLELPEVPISLSKKINAGIIDFAEMGLTKSYAGAPAKATEDHGREMLDKLAEMIATEVLEALEIGE; encoded by the coding sequence ATGAAAGCGAACAAATATAGCTTGGCTGAGCTTACCACGGAACAATTCGCCCAATTCATCGAGAGTAATAAACCAGTTGTAATTTTATTGCCCGTTGGGGTACTGGAACCGCATGGCCCACACCTGCCGCTCATCACGGATACGGTAATCTCTCATCATGCTGCTATCCGCGCTGCGAATATTCTTGAGCAAAATCAGGTAATTCCGTTGATAGCTCCGCCGGTTCATTATGGCGTGACGGAGTGTGCCAGCGCTTTTAAAGGAGCCATTTCCATTTCTTCAGAAACATTGACTTCTTATTTAAGAGAAGTAATCCACGCTTTCTTAAAGAATGGCGTAGCGCATGTCTGCTTAATCAATAATCATCTTGAGCCAGTCCAGTTTACTGCGATAAATAATTCGATAAAAGAGATAGAAACCGGCAAAGCATCCGTTGCATGCCCACTCACAAAACGATGGGGACGAACACTGTCCGATGAATTCAAAAGGGGCGAGTGCCATGCCGGCGAATATGAAACTTCTATAATGATGTCTGCAACACCTGCAATGGTTGATGATGATAAGAGATTAGAACTGCCTGAAGTACCCATCAGTTTGTCTAAAAAAATAAATGCCGGTATCATTGATTTCGCTGAAATGGGTTTGACAAAATCGTATGCCGGTGCTCCGGCAAAAGCTACAGAAGACCATGGCCGTGAAATGCTAGATAAGCTTGCAGAAATGATTGCTACGGAAGTTCTGGAAGCGTTGGAAATTGGTGAGTAG